Proteins encoded in a region of the Bacillus methanolicus genome:
- a CDS encoding DegV family protein produces the protein MSVKILADSACDLPLEFYNEHQTALIPLKVHLDGQEYEDLKTIEPKTVYDAIREGKIPKTSQASPHGLEELFTKMAEANEDGIYIAFSSELSGTYQTAVMVLEQVKERYPDFNLTIVDSKCASLGLGLVVKEAALLANNGVAKEKILEDIRFRCEHMEHLFTVDDLEYLAKGGRVSKASAFLGGLLNIKPLLNVEDGKLIPIEKLRGKKKLLRRIIELMKERGTDLNSQVIGISHADDEATAQEMKNMIEQEFNPKHIEITSIGAAIGSHTGPGAIAVFFLNQIP, from the coding sequence ATGTCAGTTAAAATATTGGCAGACAGTGCATGCGATTTGCCTTTAGAATTTTACAACGAGCATCAGACTGCGTTGATTCCTCTTAAGGTACATTTAGATGGACAAGAATACGAAGATCTCAAAACGATCGAACCAAAAACGGTTTATGATGCAATAAGAGAAGGAAAAATTCCTAAGACTTCGCAAGCTTCCCCACATGGGCTTGAAGAGCTTTTCACAAAAATGGCCGAAGCAAATGAAGATGGAATATACATCGCATTTTCTTCAGAACTATCAGGGACATATCAAACTGCAGTGATGGTCCTTGAACAAGTTAAGGAACGGTACCCCGATTTCAATTTAACGATTGTTGATTCCAAATGCGCCTCACTCGGTCTGGGTCTAGTCGTCAAGGAAGCGGCCCTGTTAGCGAATAATGGCGTTGCAAAAGAAAAGATACTCGAGGACATCCGCTTTCGCTGTGAACATATGGAACATCTTTTTACAGTCGATGACCTTGAGTATTTAGCAAAAGGGGGCCGAGTTTCCAAAGCATCCGCTTTTTTAGGAGGATTGCTTAACATTAAACCGCTCTTAAATGTTGAAGACGGCAAACTGATTCCTATTGAAAAGCTCCGCGGAAAAAAGAAATTGCTTCGGCGCATCATTGAATTGATGAAAGAGCGCGGAACCGACTTGAACAGTCAAGTGATTGGAATCAGCCACGCTGACGACGAAGCAACAGCGCAAGAAATGAAAAACATGATCGAACAGGAATTCAACCCAAAACACATTGAAATTACTTCTATTGGAGCAGCGATTGGTTCACATACAGGTCCGGGAGCGATAGCGGTCTTTTTCTTAAATCAAATCCCATAA
- a CDS encoding DUF3941 domain-containing protein produces the protein MPHTSDNDKKAQDNQALRHEKNMLREKNRKAGKNQYSKKTDHL, from the coding sequence ATGCCGCATACTTCTGACAATGATAAAAAGGCTCAAGACAACCAAGCACTAAGACATGAAAAAAACATGCTTCGCGAGAAAAACCGAAAAGCCGGAAAGAACCAGTACTCAAAAAAAACTGATCATCTATGA
- a CDS encoding CvfB family protein: MSLTSLLGQVVHLKVVRITEFGYFLTDGKEDVMMHKNEAKREYTEGENAEVFLYTDAKGRIAATDTIPFITVNKYGWAEVTDVKPGVGIFLNIGIKKELLLGEEDLPSHKSVWPIKGDMLFTTIRISRNNRMFARLATEKVMEELAVKATKKDFNKNVQGHIYRTAKVGSWIYTTEGFKGFIHESQTEKEPRLGEKVEGRIIDVKVDGSINVSLLGRKHETLDQDAERIFAFLQSRNGAMPYSDKSMPEDIMERFNLSKGAFKRVLGRLMKDGKIYQEEGWTYMKK; encoded by the coding sequence GTGTCCTTGACTTCACTATTGGGCCAGGTTGTCCATTTAAAAGTAGTCCGCATAACAGAATTTGGGTATTTTTTAACGGATGGAAAAGAAGATGTGATGATGCATAAGAACGAAGCAAAACGTGAATATACAGAAGGAGAGAATGCGGAAGTATTCCTTTATACTGATGCAAAAGGAAGAATTGCCGCCACTGATACAATTCCGTTTATTACTGTCAATAAATATGGATGGGCAGAGGTCACAGATGTGAAACCGGGAGTAGGAATTTTCTTAAATATCGGCATTAAGAAAGAACTGTTATTGGGAGAGGAAGATTTGCCTTCACATAAATCTGTATGGCCGATCAAGGGAGATATGCTCTTTACAACAATCCGGATTAGCCGCAATAATCGGATGTTTGCGCGGCTAGCGACTGAAAAAGTGATGGAAGAGCTCGCTGTAAAAGCAACGAAAAAAGATTTTAATAAAAATGTTCAGGGGCATATTTACCGTACAGCAAAGGTTGGCAGCTGGATTTATACAACTGAAGGATTTAAAGGATTTATTCACGAATCCCAAACAGAAAAAGAACCAAGGCTCGGTGAAAAAGTAGAGGGGCGAATCATCGATGTCAAAGTTGACGGGAGCATTAATGTATCGCTTCTCGGAAGAAAGCATGAGACGCTTGATCAAGATGCAGAACGGATTTTTGCGTTCCTTCAATCCCGGAACGGGGCGATGCCTTATTCCGATAAAAGTATGCCGGAAGACATTATGGAACGGTTCAATTTGAGCAAAGGGGCATTTAAAAGAGTTCTCGGTCGATTAATGAAAGACGGAAAGATCTATCAGGAAGAAGGCTGGACATATATGAAAAAGTAG
- a CDS encoding glycoside hydrolase family 31 protein — translation MLEDTSFAIHPGQKKQMQDSNYKDIGNVLEVEKAHNGAAVKTESGTLLIKFYRDDIVRFVFNPYGETTLQSSPALITEGEKKAVSVYEKNGQILLSSAKLLIYLDKSPLRVTVADQDGRLLVKEGAKGMGYKDSKEVICFKEMDPEDHFYGFGEKTGFLDKRGEKMTMWNSDVYAPHNPETDSLYQSIPYFMTLRNGFAHGIFFDNTFKTTFDFRSEETNYTFSAEGGQIDYYVMAGPTPKDVLEQYTYLTGRMPIPPKWAIGYHQSRYSYETEQEVRELANTFIEKGIPLDVIYLDIHYMDGYRVFTFDKERFPNPKQLIEDLKAQGIRIVPIVDPGVKEDPEYYIYQEGIRGDHFCKYIEGTIYFGDVWPGNSAFPDFTSSKVRRWWGEKHKFYSDLGIEGIWNDMNEPAVFNETKTMDVKVMHDNDGDPRTHRELHNIYGLLMGEATYSGMKEQLNGKRPFLLTRAGYSGVQRYAAVWTGDNRSFWEHLQMSIPMVMNLGLSGIPFAGADVGGFAHDSNGELLARWTQVGAFIPYFRNHSALGFSRQEPWSFGEKYEKVIKKYIQLRYQWLPHFYSLFVEAHYTGTPVMRPLMMEYPKDENTYNLSDQFMVGDNVIIAPIMQPTVQHRAVYLPEGNWVDYWTEEVYKGGKHHLVNADLNKLPIFVKQGSILVHGPVKRSTEIKDEKLTLHLYYGENTASSFKLYDDDGSTFEYEQGSYLLKTFFVKCEKDQISLTFSDEGSFKPEWKNIELVVHGAHENTALFINGKEKSLQKKDDLTLSVTL, via the coding sequence ATGTTAGAGGATACAAGCTTTGCTATTCATCCAGGACAAAAAAAGCAAATGCAAGATTCCAACTACAAGGATATCGGGAATGTATTAGAAGTTGAGAAAGCACATAATGGCGCAGCGGTAAAAACAGAATCCGGAACATTATTAATCAAATTCTACCGCGATGATATCGTCCGTTTTGTGTTTAATCCATATGGTGAAACAACTTTGCAGAGCAGCCCTGCTCTGATTACGGAAGGTGAGAAAAAAGCTGTATCCGTATATGAGAAGAACGGACAAATTCTTTTATCTTCGGCAAAATTACTCATTTATTTAGATAAATCGCCACTGCGCGTTACGGTAGCCGATCAAGATGGGCGCCTGCTTGTGAAAGAAGGTGCAAAAGGGATGGGATATAAGGATTCAAAAGAAGTGATTTGTTTTAAAGAAATGGACCCGGAAGATCATTTTTACGGATTTGGGGAAAAAACAGGATTTTTAGATAAACGCGGTGAAAAAATGACGATGTGGAACAGTGATGTTTATGCACCGCACAATCCTGAAACCGATTCCTTATATCAATCCATTCCGTATTTTATGACGTTAAGAAACGGATTTGCACACGGAATCTTTTTTGATAATACGTTTAAGACAACATTTGATTTTCGATCAGAGGAAACGAATTATACTTTCTCAGCAGAAGGCGGACAAATTGATTACTACGTCATGGCAGGTCCAACACCGAAAGATGTTTTGGAACAATACACATATTTAACGGGAAGAATGCCGATTCCGCCAAAATGGGCCATCGGGTACCACCAGTCCCGATACAGCTATGAAACAGAGCAGGAAGTTCGTGAATTAGCAAACACTTTTATCGAAAAAGGAATACCGCTCGATGTGATCTATTTGGATATTCACTACATGGACGGCTACAGGGTTTTTACATTTGATAAAGAAAGATTTCCGAATCCAAAGCAGCTTATTGAAGATTTAAAGGCACAGGGTATCCGCATTGTTCCAATTGTCGATCCGGGTGTAAAAGAAGATCCTGAATATTATATCTACCAGGAGGGAATCCGGGGAGATCATTTCTGCAAGTATATTGAAGGAACTATTTATTTCGGCGACGTTTGGCCTGGAAACAGTGCCTTCCCTGATTTTACTAGTTCAAAAGTGCGGCGATGGTGGGGAGAAAAACATAAGTTTTATAGTGATCTAGGCATTGAAGGCATTTGGAATGATATGAATGAGCCTGCAGTGTTCAACGAAACGAAGACGATGGACGTCAAAGTCATGCATGATAATGACGGTGATCCCCGCACCCATCGGGAACTCCACAATATTTACGGATTGCTGATGGGGGAAGCGACTTACAGCGGAATGAAAGAGCAGCTAAACGGCAAACGGCCATTTTTATTAACCCGTGCGGGCTATTCAGGGGTTCAGCGTTACGCAGCCGTCTGGACCGGTGATAACCGAAGCTTCTGGGAGCATTTGCAAATGTCGATTCCGATGGTCATGAATCTCGGCTTATCAGGCATTCCGTTCGCAGGGGCTGATGTTGGCGGCTTTGCCCATGATTCAAACGGCGAGCTGCTTGCCCGCTGGACTCAAGTAGGGGCGTTTATTCCTTATTTCCGCAATCATAGCGCTCTTGGTTTTTCACGCCAAGAACCATGGTCATTCGGGGAAAAATATGAAAAAGTCATAAAAAAATATATTCAATTGCGTTATCAATGGCTGCCGCATTTTTATTCGCTGTTTGTTGAAGCGCACTATACAGGAACTCCGGTTATGCGCCCGTTGATGATGGAATATCCAAAAGATGAAAATACGTACAATCTTTCTGACCAATTCATGGTTGGAGACAATGTCATTATTGCACCGATCATGCAGCCGACCGTTCAGCATCGAGCTGTTTATCTTCCTGAAGGAAATTGGGTCGATTACTGGACGGAAGAAGTATATAAAGGCGGAAAACATCATCTTGTAAATGCAGACTTAAACAAGCTGCCGATTTTTGTAAAACAAGGTTCGATCCTTGTTCACGGACCGGTAAAACGGTCGACGGAAATAAAAGACGAAAAGCTGACTCTCCATTTGTATTATGGTGAAAATACAGCATCTTCTTTTAAGTTGTATGATGATGACGGAAGTACATTTGAATATGAACAAGGAAGCTATTTACTAAAAACCTTTTTTGTAAAATGCGAAAAAGACCAAATTTCGTTGACTTTTTCTGACGAAGGCAGCTTTAAGCCTGAATGGAAAAACATCGAACTGGTTGTGCATGGAGCACATGAAAATACCGCGTTATTTATTAATGGAAAAGAGAAATCCTTGCAGAAAAAGGATGATCTTACACTTTCAGTTACGTTATAA
- a CDS encoding YajQ family cyclic di-GMP-binding protein, with translation MAKESSFDIVSKVDLSEVTNAINIAMKEIQTRYDFKGSKSDIKLEKDELVLVSDDEYKLGQLKDVLIGKLIKRGVPIKNLDYGKIENASGGTVRQRAKLIQGIDKNNAKKINTIIKNSGLKVKSQVQDDQIRVTGKSRDDLQKIIAAIREADLSIEVQFINYR, from the coding sequence ATGGCAAAAGAGAGTTCATTTGATATTGTATCCAAAGTAGATCTGTCTGAAGTAACAAATGCAATCAATATCGCAATGAAAGAAATTCAAACTCGCTACGATTTTAAAGGCAGCAAAAGCGATATTAAGCTGGAAAAGGACGAACTCGTTCTTGTTTCCGATGATGAGTACAAACTCGGACAATTAAAGGATGTTTTAATCGGGAAATTGATTAAAAGAGGAGTCCCTATAAAGAATCTTGATTACGGCAAAATTGAAAATGCTTCCGGTGGTACAGTAAGACAAAGAGCCAAGCTCATTCAAGGTATTGATAAAAATAATGCCAAAAAAATCAACACCATTATTAAGAACAGCGGCTTAAAAGTGAAAAGCCAAGTACAAGATGACCAAATCCGTGTAACAGGAAAGAGCAGGGATGATCTGCAAAAAATCATTGCTGCCATACGTGAAGCCGATCTGTCCATTGAGGTTCAATTTATTAACTACCGATAA